Proteins from a genomic interval of Gemmatimonas sp.:
- the ccsA gene encoding cytochrome c biogenesis protein CcsA, with amino-acid sequence MSSVSSAAPRSATLPAPKGFDAFLAIAIVAVIAACARALFFTPIDAMLGAAQKIFYVHVPAAIIGLYFACGLLFISSIMYLWIKDERLDRLAESSAEVGLVFMGIVLVTGPVWARTSWGTWWVWEARITSTLFLWLLVVGYLVLRSGVESVEVRARLSAVMGTLAALLVPFIHLTVKLFRGMHPEAVVLAPEKPKMPPEMLMSFGLSMAAFLLLFLALLRLRFRWATLRDARAAMEAA; translated from the coding sequence ATGTCGTCGGTGTCGTCTGCTGCCCCGCGTTCGGCCACCTTGCCGGCGCCGAAGGGATTCGATGCGTTCCTCGCCATCGCGATCGTGGCGGTGATCGCGGCGTGTGCGCGTGCGCTCTTCTTCACGCCCATCGATGCGATGCTTGGCGCGGCGCAGAAGATCTTCTATGTGCACGTGCCGGCGGCGATCATCGGGTTGTACTTCGCCTGCGGCCTGCTGTTCATCAGCAGCATCATGTACCTGTGGATCAAGGATGAGCGCCTCGATCGCCTGGCGGAGTCGTCGGCCGAAGTCGGCTTGGTGTTCATGGGCATCGTGCTGGTGACGGGACCGGTGTGGGCACGCACAAGCTGGGGCACGTGGTGGGTGTGGGAAGCGCGCATCACGAGCACGCTGTTCCTTTGGTTGCTGGTCGTGGGTTATCTCGTGCTGCGCAGCGGCGTGGAGTCGGTCGAAGTGCGCGCGCGGCTGTCGGCGGTGATGGGCACACTGGCCGCGTTGTTGGTGCCGTTCATTCACCTCACGGTGAAGTTGTTTCGCGGTATGCATCCGGAGGCTGTCGTGCTCGCGCCGGAGAAGCCCAAGATGCCCCCCGAGATGCTGATGTCGTTCGGGCTGTCGATGGCGGCGTTCCTGTTGCTGTTC